Proteins encoded within one genomic window of Amycolatopsis nigrescens CSC17Ta-90:
- a CDS encoding TetR/AcrR family transcriptional regulator: MTTTGAPRPGTAAWWLAREREPARQRRRRSLTLDGILDASMALLDARGAAALTMRNVAEALGCTQASLYRHVRNREELVTLLVDRAVSVASSVPPDNADWAEKAAWSARLFREHLRRHPGVASLLRGTERLGPNSLAGVEYALELFIGAGLGPRLAYAAASSLATFVIGSVHFNLGLDAQDPEESRHRRQLYRSRDAAAFPLLVQHAEILADVGSDDQFEAGLNALLTGFRALIEHADVTRD; encoded by the coding sequence ATGACGACAACCGGGGCACCGCGGCCGGGAACAGCGGCCTGGTGGCTTGCCAGGGAGCGGGAACCCGCGCGGCAGCGTCGGCGCCGATCGCTGACCCTCGATGGCATCCTCGATGCGTCGATGGCCCTGCTCGATGCGCGCGGGGCCGCCGCGCTGACCATGCGCAACGTCGCCGAGGCGCTCGGCTGCACGCAGGCGTCGCTCTACCGTCACGTGCGCAACCGTGAGGAACTGGTGACGCTGCTCGTCGACCGAGCGGTCAGCGTGGCGAGCTCGGTTCCGCCCGACAACGCGGATTGGGCCGAGAAGGCGGCGTGGTCCGCACGCCTGTTCCGCGAGCACCTGCGCCGGCATCCCGGCGTGGCTTCGCTCCTTCGCGGGACCGAGCGGCTCGGTCCCAACTCACTGGCCGGGGTGGAATACGCCCTCGAACTGTTCATCGGCGCGGGTCTTGGCCCCAGACTCGCCTACGCCGCCGCATCGTCGCTGGCCACCTTCGTCATCGGCTCGGTGCACTTCAACCTCGGACTCGACGCACAGGATCCAGAAGAGAGCCGTCACCGGCGACAGCTGTATCGCTCGCGAGACGCCGCGGCCTTTCCGCTGCTCGTCCAGCACGCCGAGATTCTCGCGGACGTCGGTAGCGACGACCAGTTCGAAGCCGGCCTCAACGCGTTGCTCACCGGGTTCCGCGCCCTGATCGAGCACGCGGACGTAACACGCGACTAG